One window from the genome of Anguilla rostrata isolate EN2019 chromosome 5, ASM1855537v3, whole genome shotgun sequence encodes:
- the mbtps1 gene encoding membrane-bound transcription factor site-1 protease, translating to MFLVNVWTSMLVVLLCRGLSLVDTVPGDANSSSSPTPSTPAEPPCDNCSQVTLKVEFSTSIVDHEYIVVFNGYFSAKARGHFIGSALRSSEALGWRIVPRDNPASDYPSDFEVVQIRQASRQGLLALEDHPYIKRVTPQRRVLRSLKYSDAPCNESRWSQKWQSSRPLRRASLSLGSGFWHATGRHSSRRLLRAIPRHVAQILQADVLWQMGHTGSGVKVAVFDTGLSEKHPHFKNVKERTNWTNEKTLDDGLGHGTFVAGVIASMRECHGFAPDSELHIFRVFTNNQVSYTSWFLDAFNYAILKKMDVLNLSIGGPDFMDHPFVDKVWELTANKVIMVSAIGNDGPLYGTLNNPADQMDVIGVGGIDFEDNIARFSSRGMTTWELPGGYGRVKPDIVTYGSGVRGSGMKEGCRSLSGTSVASPVVAGAVTLLASTVLNRELVNPASMKQALIASARRLPGVNMFEQGHGKLDLLRAYQILNSYRPQASLSPSYIDLTECPYMWPYCSQPIYYGGMPTIVNVTILNGMGVTGRILDKPIWQPYLPQNGDHIDVAMSYSPVLWPWAGYLAVSISVAKKAASWEGVAQGHVMVTVASPAENDSKVGGELTSTVKLPVKVKIVPTPPRSKRVLWDQYHNLRYPPGYFPRDNLRMKNDPLDWNGDHIHTNFRDMYQHLRSMGYFVEVLGAPITCFDASQYGTLLMVDSEEEYFPEEISKLRRDIDNGLSLIVFSDWYNTSVMRKVKFYDENTRQWWMPDTGGANVPALNDLISVWGMAFSDGLYEGDFTMADHDMYYASGCSIARFPDDGIVIAETLKDQGLEVLKQETAVVENVPILGLYQTPSEGGGRIALYGDSNCIDDSHRQKDCFWLLDALLQFTAYSMTPPSLSHSKSRMPPPTGTERPLPERLEGNHLYRYSKVLEAYLGDPKPRPLPACPHLSWAKPQPLNETAPSNLWKHQKLLSVDTDKVTLPNVRAYRPQVRPLSPGESGAWDIPGGIMPGRYNQDVGQTIPVFAFLGAMVVLAFFVVQLTKVRSKPKRRKPRVKRPLFLQQPPQTHTGKTPTV from the exons agtACATCGTGGTGTTCAACGGCTACTTTAGCGCCAAGGCGCGCGGGCACTTCATCGGCAGCGCCCTGCGGAGCTCGGAGGCGCTGGGCTGGCGCATCGTGCCGCGGGACAACCCGGCCAGCGACTACCCCAGCGACTTCGAGGTGGTGCAGATCCGGCAGGCCTCCCGCCAAGGCCTGCTCGCCCTGGAGGACCACCCCTACATCAAGAGGGTCACGCCCCAGCGCCGCGTGCTCCGCAGCCTCAAGTACAGCGATG ccccctGTAACGAGTCGCGCTGGTCTCAGAAGTGGCAGTCGTCGCGGCCGCTGCGCAGGGCCAGCCTGTCGCTGGGCTCGGGCTTCTGGCACGCCACGGGCCGCCACTCCAGCCGCCGCCTCCTGAGGGCCATCCCCCGACACGTGGCCCAGATCCTGCAGGCCGACGTGCTCTGGCAGATGGGCCATaccg GCTCTGGTGTGAAGGTGGCCGTGTTCGACACGGGACTGAGTGAGAAGCACCCGCACTTCAAGAACGTGAAAGAGAGAACCAACTGGACCAACGAGAAGACTCTGGACGACG GGCTGGGCCACGGGACCTTCGTGGCGGGGGTCATCGCCAGCATGAGGGAGTGCCACGGCTTCGCCCCCGATTCGGAGCTGCACATCTTCAGAGTGTTCACCAACAACCAG gtgtCTTATACTTCCTGGTTTCTGGACGCCTTCAACTACGCGATCCTGAAGAAGATGGACGTGCTGAACCTCAGCATCGGCGGGCCCGACTTCATGGACCATCCGTTCGTGGACAAG GTGTGGGAGCTGACTGCCAACAAAGTCATCATGGTCTCCGCTATCGGAAACGACGGGCCGCTATACGG AACCCTGAATAACCCGGCCGATCAGATGGACGTGATCGGGGTCGGTGGGATTGATTTCGAGGACAACATCGCCAGGTTCTCATCCCGGGGAATGACCACATGG GAGTTGCCGGGGGGATATGGGCGGGTGAAGCCGGACATCGTGACGTACGGCTCGGGCGTCCGCGGCTCCGGGATGAAGGAGGGCTGCCGCTCGTTGTCGGGCACCAGCGTGGCCTCGCCGGTGGTTGCCGGGGCGGTCACCTTGCTGGCCAG cACGGTGCTGAACCGGGAGCTGGTAAATCCCGCCAGCATGAAGCAGGCGCTCATCGCTTCGGCCCGCCGCCTCCCCGGGGTCAACATGTTCGAGCAGGGCCACGGCAAGCTGGACCTGCTGCGCGCCTACCAGATCCTCAACAGCTACCGGCCCCAGGCCAG CCTGAGCCCCAGCTACATCGACCTGACGGAGTGCCCGTACATGTGGCCCTACTGCTCCCAGCCCATCTACTACGGGGGCATGCCCACCATCGTCAACGTCACCATCCTCAACGGCATGGGCGTGACCGGCCGGATCCTGGACAAG CCCATCTGGCAACCGTACCTGCCCCAGAACGGCGACCACATCGACGTGGCGATGTCCTATTCGCCCGTCCTCTGGCCCTGGGCGGGCTACCTGGCCGTGTCCATCTCCGTGGCCAAGAAAGCGGCGTCGTGGGAGGGCGTGGCGCAGGGTCACGTGATGGTCACCGTGGCGTCGCCGGCCGAGAACGAC tctaaggtggggggggagctcaCCTCCACGGTGAAGCTGCCGGTGAAGGTGAAGATCGTGCCGACTCCTCCGCGCAGCAAGAGGGTGCTGTGGGACCAGTACCACAACCTGCGCTACCCGCCGGGCTACTTCCCCCGGGACAACCTGCGCATGAAGAACGACCCGCTGGACTG GAATGGAGATCACATCCACACCAACTTCAGGGACATGTACCAGCACCTGAGGAGCATGGGATACTTTGTGGAGGTGCTGGGCGCGCCCATTACCTGTTTCGACGCCAGTCAATACG GCACTCTGCTGATGGTGGACAGCGAGGAGGAGTACTTCCCCGAGGAGATCAGCAAGCTCCGGCGCGACATCGACAACGGCCTGTCCCTCATCGTCTTCAGTGACTGGTACAACACGTCCGTCATGAGGAAGGTCAAGTTCTACGACGAGAACAccag GCAGTGGTGGATGCCGGACACAGGGGGCGCCAACGTGCCGGCTCTGAACGACCTCATCTCCGTGTGGGGCATGGCCTTCAGCGACGGACTGTACGAGGGGGACTTCACCATGGCCGACCACGACA TGTACTACGCCTCTGGCTGCAGCATCGCCCGTTTCCCCGACGACGGCATCGTCATCGCCGAGACGCTGAAGGATCAAG GTCTGGAAGTGTTGAAGCAGGAGACTGCAGTGGTGGAGAATGTTCCCATCTTGGGACTGTACCAAACGCCGTCTGAAGGGGGAGGCCGGATAGCTCTCTACGGAGACTCCAACTGCATAGACGACAGTCACAGGCAGAAAG ACTGTTTCTGGCTGCTGGACGCGCTGCTGCAGTTCACCGCGTACAGCATGACCCCCCCGAGCCTCAGCCACTCCAAGAGcaggatgcccccccccacgggcACCGAGCGCCCCCTGCCAGAGAGACTGGAGG gTAATCACCTGTACCGGTACTCCAAGGTGCTGGAGGCGTACCTGGGCGACCCCAAGCCCCGCCCGCTGCCCGCCTGCCCTCACCTGTCCTGGGCCAAACCGCAGCCCCTCAACGAGACGGCGCCCAG TAACCTGTGGAAGCACCAGAAGCTGCTGTCTGTGGACACGGACAAGGTGACCCTGCCCAACGTGCGGGCGTACCGGCCCCAGGTGCGACCCCTGTCCCCCGGAGAGAGTGGGGCCTGGGACATCCCCGGAG GCATCATGCCGGGGCGGTACAACCAGGACGTGGGGCAGACCATCCCGGTGTTCGCCTTCCTGGGGGCCATGGTGGTGCTGGCCTTCTTCGTGGTGCAGCTCACCAAGGTGCGGAGCAAGCCCAAGCGGAGGAAGCCTCGGGTGAAGCGGCCTCTGTTCCTGCAGCAGCCCCCGCAGACGCACACGGGCAAGACCCCCACcgtctga